The following proteins are co-located in the Massilia litorea genome:
- a CDS encoding methyl-accepting chemotaxis protein: MRWFQHLKIASKLLVAFTLVIGMTCLLGVFSIVQLVKVGNSSSDIAKNWMPAIRHIGEVQTSLARFRISEATHILQDDEADMKTVDKSLATRRDTMGRQQEALAALVSDPEEKRIYAELQENLAAYMAESARLTALSHAGSKDEARALFKGASNKVYRKINEGFEALAKYNDEGSGASEQVAGQVFDMSRKLIIGALLLLVGVGVALAVWMARMVARPLREAVSVAKRVAGGDLTAQIEVDSRDETGMVMSSLRDMNRSLALVVGQVRGSTDAIATASAQIASGNMDLSARTEGQASSLEETASAMEELTATVRQNADNARLANQLAQSASNVAADGGKVVGEVITTMGAISAASRRIVDIIGVIDGIAFQTNILALNAAVEAARAGEQGRGFAVVASEVRSLAQRSALAAKEIKGLIDDSVQQMDSGTVLVQRAGTTMEQVVASVRRVRDVVGEISASSVEQHSGIEEINKAIVQIDETTQRNAALVEEAAAAAASLQEQAAQLTAVVSRFQLAGMPRQSLPALA; encoded by the coding sequence ATGCGCTGGTTCCAGCACCTCAAGATTGCCAGCAAGCTGCTGGTCGCGTTTACCCTCGTCATTGGCATGACTTGCCTGTTGGGCGTATTTTCAATCGTTCAATTGGTAAAAGTCGGCAATTCATCCAGCGATATTGCCAAAAACTGGATGCCGGCCATCCGCCACATCGGCGAGGTGCAGACCTCGCTGGCGCGCTTCAGGATTTCGGAAGCAACGCACATCCTGCAGGACGACGAGGCCGACATGAAGACGGTCGACAAGTCGCTCGCGACCCGGCGCGACACCATGGGCAGGCAACAGGAAGCGCTGGCTGCGCTCGTGTCCGACCCCGAGGAAAAGCGCATCTATGCAGAGTTACAGGAAAACCTGGCTGCCTACATGGCGGAAAGCGCCAGGTTGACCGCGCTCTCGCACGCCGGCAGCAAGGACGAAGCGCGGGCGTTGTTCAAGGGCGCGTCGAACAAGGTCTATCGCAAGATCAACGAGGGATTCGAAGCGCTCGCCAAATACAACGACGAGGGCAGCGGTGCATCCGAACAGGTGGCCGGGCAGGTGTTCGACATGTCGCGCAAGCTGATCATCGGTGCATTGCTGCTGCTGGTCGGCGTCGGCGTGGCGCTGGCCGTGTGGATGGCGCGCATGGTGGCCAGGCCGCTGAGGGAAGCGGTCAGCGTGGCGAAGCGGGTTGCGGGCGGCGACCTGACGGCGCAGATCGAGGTGGACAGCCGCGATGAAACCGGCATGGTCATGAGCTCGCTGCGCGACATGAACCGGAGCCTGGCGCTGGTGGTAGGCCAGGTACGCGGCTCGACCGATGCGATCGCCACGGCATCGGCGCAAATCGCCAGCGGCAACATGGACCTGTCGGCCCGCACCGAAGGCCAGGCCAGCTCGCTCGAGGAAACCGCGTCGGCCATGGAAGAGCTGACGGCCACCGTGCGCCAGAATGCCGACAATGCGCGCCTGGCCAACCAGCTGGCGCAGTCGGCATCGAACGTGGCCGCCGACGGCGGCAAGGTCGTGGGCGAGGTCATCACGACCATGGGCGCCATCAGCGCCGCTTCGCGCAGGATCGTCGACATCATCGGCGTCATCGACGGCATCGCCTTCCAGACCAATATCCTGGCGCTGAACGCGGCGGTCGAGGCTGCGCGCGCGGGTGAACAGGGACGCGGATTCGCGGTCGTCGCATCGGAAGTACGCAGCCTGGCGCAGCGCAGCGCGCTGGCGGCCAAGGAGATCAAGGGCCTGATCGACGATTCGGTGCAGCAGATGGATTCAGGCACGGTGCTGGTGCAGCGGGCCGGCACGACCATGGAGCAGGTCGTGGCCAGCGTGCGGCGTGTGCGCGACGTGGTGGGCGAGATCTCGGCGTCCAGTGTCGAGCAGCATTCCGGTATCGAAGAAATCAACAAGGCCATCGTCCAGATCGACGAGACCACGCAGCGCAACGCCGCCCTGGTCGAGGAAGCTGCCGCTGCCGCCGCCTCCTTGCAGGAACAGGCCGCGCAGCTGACGGCGGTGGTGTCGCGCTTCCAGCTGGCCGGCATGCCTCGGCAGTCGCTGCCAGCGCTCGCCTGA